One window of the Eucalyptus grandis isolate ANBG69807.140 chromosome 8, ASM1654582v1, whole genome shotgun sequence genome contains the following:
- the LOC104415366 gene encoding RNA-binding protein 42, producing MSTLPSSSSASASSQFTYQTGSSYFPLPFHLQQPSAPYAAAAAPPPPPPPAAAAAAAAAVAAAATAYAGPVYPAPPPAPIAGVYALPQFQQAQQLFQKDAQIITPEAIESVKAALASSDIEHKAEAKKKAVPRKAAGQSWEDPTLAEWPENDYRLFCGDLGNEVNDDVLSKAFSRFPSFNMARVVRDKRTGKTKGYGFVSFASVTDLAAALKEMNGKYVGNRPIKLRKSNWRERTDFDALGRHKNQSQKKPKLSKKGIFHK from the exons ATGTCGACGTTGCCCTCCTCCTCTTCCGCCTCCGCCTCTTCGCAGTTCACCTACCAGACCGGATCTTCCTACTTCCCCCTCCCCTTCCACCTCCAGCAGCCCTCCGCCCCgtacgccgccgccgccgcccctccccctcccccgcctcccgccgccgccgccgccgccgccgcagcagtGGCCGCCGCCGCGACGGCCTACGCCGGGCCTGTCTACCCCGCTCCCCCGCCCGCGCCGATCGCCGGCGTCTATGCCCTCCCGCAGTTTCAGCAG GCGCAGCAATTGTTTCAAAAGGATGCGCAGATTATTACACCCGAAGCAATCGAGAGTGTAAAAGCTGCTCTTGCCAGCAGTGACATCGAACACAAAGCGGAAGCTAAGAAGAAAGCAGTACCTCGTAAAGCCGCTGGGCAGTCGTGGGAGGATCCAACACTTGCGGAATGGCCTGAAA ATGATTATCGATTGTTTTGTGGTGATCTTGGTAATGAGGTGAATGATGATGTACTTTCAAAAGCCTTTTCGCGATTTCCTTCCTTTAACATGGCCAGG gTTGTCAGAGACAAGCGGACAGGCAAAACCAAGGGCTATGGATTTGTTAGCTTTGCCAGCGTAACTGACCTCGCTGCTGCACTCAAGGAGATGAATG GTAAGTACGTGGGGAATCGTCCGATTAAGCTCCGAAAGAGCAACTGGAGGGAGAGAACTGATTTTGATGCTCTAGGACGACATAAG AATCAAAGTCAGAAGAAGCCAAAGCTTTCAAAGAAGGGGATATTTCACAAATAG